GGCTCGGCGCTGCTGATCGCGGCCAACTGGGGGATCTTCATCTGGGCCGTCCAGCGGGGCCAGATCGTCGCGACGAGCCTCGGCTACTACCTGAACCCGCTCGCGAACGTGGCGCTCGGCCTGCTCCTCCTGCGCGAGCGGCTGACGCGGCTCCAGCTCGCCGCGGTCGGGATCGCCGCAGCCGGGGTCGCCTACTTCACGGCCGCGGCGGGCGGCCTGCCGTGGATCTCGCTGGCGCTGGCGACGTCGTTCGCGCTCTACGGGCTGATCCGCAAGACGGTCGCCGCCGGCTCCCTCGCGGGCCTCGCCGTCGAGACGGCGCTGCTCGCACCCGCGGCGCTCGCCGGCATCGCGCTCCTCGAGGCGCGCGGCGCCGGCGCGCTCGGCTCGGGCGCGCTCGGCGCGCTGGAGACCACGGGGCTCCTCGCGGCGGGGATCGTGACGGCGCTGCCACTGCTCTGGTTCGCGTCGGCCGCCCGGCGGCTCCGGCTCGCCACCCTCGGGCTCTTCCAGTACATCGCGCCGAGCCTCTCGCTCGCGTGCGCCGTCGGGCTCTA
This genomic stretch from Deltaproteobacteria bacterium harbors:
- the rarD gene encoding EamA family transporter RarD; the protein is MPRPPSGPSGTESSRTSPSARRTGPAGALYALLAYTSWGVMPVYWKGLAAIAPLEILLHRIAGTALFAALLLTLARRWGEVRAILRHRRRLLALLGSALLIAANWGIFIWAVQRGQIVATSLGYYLNPLANVALGLLLLRERLTRLQLAAVGIAAAGVAYFTAAAGGLPWISLALATSFALYGLIRKTVAAGSLAGLAVETALLAPAALAGIALLEARGAGALGSGALGALETTGLLAAGIVTALPLLWFASAARRLRLATLGLFQYIAPSLSLACAVGLYGEPFTRAHAVAFGCIWLALALYSFESLRLYRSLGPAVAVPATALPEPPSSGS